The Streptomyces sp. NBC_01298 genome contains the following window.
ATCTGCTGGCGGTCAGGGGGCGGCCGCAGGTGGTGCAGGTGCCGGTCCAGCACCTCAGCAGGTTCTGGAGCACGTCCAGGACTTGGTAGAGGGTCAGGCCGGCGTGGGTGCTTTTGGGTCGAGCCGCCTGAGGGTGAGGAAGGCCTGTGCGGCGGTGACGAGGGTGACGTGGTGGTGCCAACTGCGCCAGGTCCGGCCTTCGAAGTGGTCCAGGCCCAGGCCGTGCTTGAGTTCGCGGTAGTCGTGTTCGATCCGCCAGCGCATCTTCGCCCACCGCACCAGGTCGGCGATCGGGGTAGTGGCGGGCAGGTTGGTCATCCAGTAGCCGGTCGGCTCGTCCGCTCCTGCGGGCTGTTCGACCAGCAGGGTTCGCAGCGGCAGGACCCCGTTCCACTGGCTGCGTCCACCGGCCTGGGGCCTTGACCCCGGATGTTGAACACGTCTATGCGGCTTGGGTCAGGGTAGTTGCTGCTGGTCGGAGGGCGTTCTCGTAGGCGGTCGGGGACCGCTGGCCGAGGCGGGAGTGCCGGCGGCGGGTGTTGTATCGGGTCAGCCAGCCGAAGGCGTCGAGTCTGGCCTCACGCTCGCTCGACCAGGCCTTCCGGCCTTTGAGCGCCTCTCTCTTGAAGGCGGCGTTGAAGCTTTCCGCGGCGGCGTTGTCCGCGCTGGAGCCGACCGCGCCCATGCTCTGCCGGACCCCCGTTGACCTGCAGAGTTCCGCGAAAGCTCTGCTCGAATATTGAGATCCGTGGTCGGTATGCATGATCGCTCCGGCAAGGCTTCCACGGGTCTGCTCGGCGACCGTCAGGGCGTCGATGACGAGCTCTGTCCGCATGTGGTCGGCGATCGCCCACCCGGCCAGCCGGCGCGAGGCGAGGTCGATGACGGTCGCGAGATAGAGCGGCTTCGAACCGCTGACCGGCAGGTAGGTGATGTCGCCGACGTACTTCATGTTCACCTCGGCTGCGGTGAAGTCACGGCCGATCAGATCCGGTGCCTTCGCCGCGGCCTGGTCCGCGACGGTGGTGCGGTGCCGGCGGCGCAGACGGACTCCCTCGAGCCCGATGGTCCGCATGATCCTGGCGACGCGCTTGTGGTTGACCGCCGGGCCGCCCTCGTCGCGGAGTTCTGCGGTGATTCTGGGGGCTCCGTAGGTACCGTCGGAGTCCTGGTGGACCTTGCGTATCCGGGCAGCGATCCCGGCCTCGGCACTCTGCCGAGCCGCTCTCGCGGATGCGGTGCGGCGCCAGTAGTAGAAGCTCGAGCGGGCCAGGCCGAGGATGTCGCAGAGCCGCTTCACGCCGTGTCGGCGCTCCTGTGGGGATGAAGCATTACCCCGCCGAGTTCAAGGCGGACGCGGTCGCGTTCCAGGACAGCGAAACGCGAGGTCATCGCACCCCCGCCGATGCCGTCCCGCACTTGGGGAACAAGACAGCGCGGATCGTTCATCCTGGCCAGCGCCCACAAAGCAGCCTCGCCGATGGTCTCCCGCTTTCGGGTCGTCCTCGCGGCGTTGTCGCCGAGCAGCGCGGCTACCTCGTCGGCGTGGGCAGAGGCTGCGGGACCAAGGCAGGCCAGCAGCTCGGCTGCCCGGAATCGGGCCTCGCAGGCAGGGTCGTTCAGACGGGCGGCGACGAGGGGGAGAAGAACAGCGGCAGGGGAGCGCCACTGGGCCAGCAGCCCGGCTGCCTGGGCTAGGGCGCTGGTTCGCTGCTCTTCGGCGGGATGGTCGTTCAGCAGGCCAAGAGCGAAGCCGGTGCACGGCCCAGGGAACAAGGCTGCGGTCCGGTGCTGGACACCCTGTGCCCCGGAGTCCATCGCCGTGGTGTGGTGCCACAACTCGACACTGGGGTCCCGGACAGCCTCCAGCAACAGCTCCAGCCGCTGTTCGGGAAGGTCCGGCTTGCTTTGGGCGAGTGCGTGCACTGCGGCCAGGCGCACTTGCGCCTCAGGGGCATCGAGCAGCCCCTGAAGGAGGTCGAAGACTTCGGCGGCGTGCCCGCCCGCGGGCT
Protein-coding sequences here:
- a CDS encoding HEAT repeat domain-containing protein, with amino-acid sequence MWVGLDEVDWAALKHNYGSAEDVPDLLRQCAGPDPDDAEDAASDLLNLLFHQGGWVCSAASAALPFLLRLASAAEVKCRRTVMELVARLASEAQQVRERFLDPGWWPAWERVLPEVLVLLEDPEPWIRRDAADVVGVCGSSGELTLPSLLRRWQAEDDPATRLDVILALGQAVLRQPAGGHAAEVFDLLQGLLDAPEAQVRLAAVHALAQSKPDLPEQRLELLLEAVRDPSVELWHHTTAMDSGAQGVQHRTAALFPGPCTGFALGLLNDHPAEEQRTSALAQAAGLLAQWRSPAAVLLPLVAARLNDPACEARFRAAELLACLGPAASAHADEVAALLGDNAARTTRKRETIGEAALWALARMNDPRCLVPQVRDGIGGGAMTSRFAVLERDRVRLELGGVMLHPHRSADTA
- a CDS encoding IS3 family transposase; the protein is MKRLCDILGLARSSFYYWRRTASARAARQSAEAGIAARIRKVHQDSDGTYGAPRITAELRDEGGPAVNHKRVARIMRTIGLEGVRLRRRHRTTVADQAAAKAPDLIGRDFTAAEVNMKYVGDITYLPVSGSKPLYLATVIDLASRRLAGWAIADHMRTELVIDALTVAEQTRGSLAGAIMHTDHGSQYSSRAFAELCRSTGVRQSMGAVGSSADNAAAESFNAAFKREALKGRKAWSSEREARLDAFGWLTRYNTRRRHSRLGQRSPTAYENALRPAATTLTQAA